The nucleotide sequence AAAAATTTTTATTTCTCCTCACTTTGCCTCAACTATTTCACCATTATCATCAGCAGGTAAGGTTTATTCTACTATTTTATTCAATATTTTGTCTGTAAAATTTTCCTATAAATGCAACTGCACGCCAATTATCTATACTATAATTATCTAGCCATTCTAATGTTTTATCAACAGTATAACAACTTATATAGAAATTCGAAATATGTGAAGAGAAACCTTTTATCTTTTGTTTTTTCTACATCACATTCATAAGAATGAGACAGTACATATATTTTCATATTACTCCTCTTCCTTTTCTTCATGCATACCTAACTCCATACTAAAATAGCCTGTTCTATAACCATCTACCCACCCTATTTGGTTAATTTCTGTTTTTACTATATAAAAACCATCTAAGTGAGAAGAAAAACCTCTTATTTTTTTAAATTTTTCTAAAGCTTTTAAAGCTTCTTTTCTTGTTAAATATATTCCTACAAATCTACTTTCCTCTTTATACTTATATTTATAATCTCCATAACAATATTCATGAGATAATACATATATTTTCACAATTTCTTCCTCCTTGAAAAATAATCTTTCACATCATAAAATCTTCTTATTCATCTTTAGGAGTACATTTTGATTTAAAGCCTTTTGTATAATAATCTTTTCCTATTATCATTGTTTTTATTCTAAATCCATTAGGACAATCTTTAAATCCAGGTTTTTCTACTAATTCTTTTATTATACTCTCAGCTTTTTCTTTGCTTGACAAAAAACCAATTAACTTTTCATCTTTTCTTTCATTTATATGATACAACATATAGACTTTCTTTATTTTAGACTCCATGTTTTATACCCTCCTCTTTTAGATGGTTTTTAGACTACTATAATTAGATTTTAAATTTATTTTCCATTTAGATAATTGCTTTTATCTCTAATCCAATCTAAATGTCTATTATATAAATATATATAATTTTCTTCAGTATAATACTCCTGTGGAGAAATATTATTTTTTACTCCTTGAAGAATACAGGGACTATCTTCTGGAAAATCTAATTTAACCCAAAGATCATTTAATTCTATAAGCCCTTGTATAATATTTTTATTTAATTGTGGAAAATTTTTCTTTATATACACTAATTTCCATTTTTCAAATGCTAATTTATATTCTGATTCTTCTATATTAGCAAGTTCTTGAACTAGAGAAGCTATTTCTTGGTATTCATCTCTGTCACTTCCTACTATTCTTAAAATTAATTTATTTTTTTCATCAAATTCTTCCAATGAAAAATTTATTATATCATCATAGCTTAATTCATTTTTAAATACTTCACTTCCTAAACATCCAATGTGAATTACTTTCCAGTTAATTTTTAAATTATTGTTTTTAAAATCATCTAAAGTTATCATATACCTCTTCCTTCTTCTATGTTGTATGCTTTAAGAATTTTTCTAGCTATTTTAATTTCTTCATTTTTTTCTATTTCATATAACTCATTATATGAGTTTTTAAAAATTTTATTTATTTTTTTAGCTAAATCTTGAGCAGATATATTTTTTGATAATTCCTCTATAATTCTATTTGTTTCATAAGAATATTCATTGCTAAAAGAAATATCCATTATTTTTAAAGGATCCCATAGATTTATAATTTTATTAATTTTTATATACAAGTTAATATAAATATCTGCTTCTTTTTGATTTTTGAAAATAATTTTTTTAGTATCATAATAATTAGGTAGTATAAAATTTAATTTATATTTTTTACTTTTTTCTATAATCTTACTTGCTACATTTTCTTCAA is from Fusobacterium periodonticum 1_1_41FAA and encodes:
- a CDS encoding DUF2247 family protein, with amino-acid sequence MITLDDFKNNNLKINWKVIHIGCLGSEVFKNELSYDDIINFSLEEFDEKNKLILRIVGSDRDEYQEIASLVQELANIEESEYKLAFEKWKLVYIKKNFPQLNKNIIQGLIELNDLWVKLDFPEDSPCILQGVKNNISPQEYYTEENYIYLYNRHLDWIRDKSNYLNGK
- a CDS encoding DUF1871 family protein yields the protein MLSSNEKLIEFGNEIKEIINLWDPMELMDFCPEDEYETEVKGIRNLVVNNKNIDKKSLAQEIRNIFKYYFSNEYKSKKDIEENVASKIIEKSKKYKLNFILPNYYDTKKIIFKNQKEADIYINLYIKINKIINLWDPLKIMDISFSNEYSYETNRIIEELSKNISAQDLAKKINKIFKNSYNELYEIEKNEEIKIARKILKAYNIEEGRGI